The following are encoded in a window of Streptomyces sp. Go-475 genomic DNA:
- a CDS encoding SAM-dependent methyltransferase — protein sequence MQSDKQLSTEIDATVPTAARMYDYYLGGKDNYAADRAACEELDKVVPSTRRLALNNRRFLQRVVRTLSEEYGIRQYLDHGSGLPTQDNVHQVAQRIDPTTHVVYVDNDPMVLVHGRALLEQDERTTVIHADMRATDLILDHPDTQRLIDFSEPVCVLFNSVFHCIPDSDTDGPLAVARRVRERLAPGSFMVMCQLVSEDPEVRDFVTNFMDQATQGHWGRVREEKDVATYFEGLEILEPGLVEVSTWRPDTEVAPRQLTHEWIEFGGVGRVPLEK from the coding sequence ATGCAATCCGACAAGCAGTTGTCCACCGAGATCGACGCGACCGTGCCGACGGCAGCGCGCATGTACGACTACTACCTGGGCGGCAAGGACAACTACGCGGCCGACCGCGCCGCGTGCGAGGAACTCGACAAGGTCGTGCCCAGCACGCGCCGTCTGGCCCTGAACAACCGGCGTTTCCTCCAGCGTGTCGTGCGGACCCTGTCCGAGGAGTACGGCATCCGGCAGTACCTCGACCACGGCTCCGGCCTGCCCACGCAGGACAACGTCCACCAGGTCGCCCAGCGCATCGACCCCACGACCCACGTGGTGTACGTCGACAACGACCCGATGGTGCTGGTCCACGGCCGCGCCCTGCTGGAGCAGGACGAGCGCACCACCGTCATCCACGCGGACATGCGCGCGACCGACCTGATCCTCGACCACCCCGACACCCAGCGGCTGATCGACTTCTCCGAGCCGGTGTGCGTGCTCTTCAACTCGGTGTTCCACTGCATTCCGGACAGCGACACCGACGGGCCGCTCGCGGTGGCGCGCCGCGTCCGGGAACGGCTCGCGCCGGGCAGCTTCATGGTGATGTGCCAGCTGGTCAGCGAGGACCCCGAGGTCCGCGACTTCGTCACGAACTTCATGGACCAGGCGACCCAGGGACACTGGGGGCGGGTGCGCGAGGAGAAGGACGTCGCCACCTACTTCGAGGGTCTGGAGATCCTCGAACCGGGCCTGGTGGAGGTGTCCACCTGGCGTCCGGACACAGAGGTGGCCCCCCGTCAGCTCACCCACGAGTGGATCGAGTTCGGCGGCGTCGGGCGGGTTCCGCTGGAGAAGTGA
- a CDS encoding DUF4386 family protein — MNSARVSGLAALGFAFLIVAGNVVLVPAGLPRTGTGVAEVEEFFRAHGDLVGVGSAVTPVAWILATLFGAGAVRVLWRSERDRGEAWALFGFAGLVLQNAVFAGVVAIRLALASTAADDVGADRVGAAGGLWALHDALFTLNGTFLAVALVGLSLAGVRAGLIRPWHGGWGLVSAALLSCSAVLTPLVIDHDGPLGLLGLAGWLMWVVWLVVYGLALMRRVPVPGPPTSR; from the coding sequence ATGAACTCCGCCCGGGTCAGCGGCCTCGCCGCCCTGGGCTTCGCCTTCCTGATCGTCGCGGGGAACGTGGTCCTGGTACCGGCCGGCCTGCCGCGCACCGGCACCGGCGTCGCGGAGGTCGAGGAGTTCTTCCGCGCGCACGGGGACCTGGTCGGCGTCGGCTCCGCGGTCACACCCGTCGCCTGGATACTGGCCACGCTGTTCGGCGCGGGCGCGGTCCGTGTGCTGTGGCGGTCCGAGCGGGACCGGGGCGAGGCCTGGGCCCTGTTCGGCTTCGCCGGGCTCGTCCTGCAGAACGCCGTCTTCGCCGGGGTCGTCGCGATCCGGCTGGCGCTCGCGTCGACAGCCGCGGATGACGTCGGCGCGGACCGCGTCGGCGCGGCCGGCGGCCTGTGGGCGCTGCACGACGCCCTGTTCACCCTCAACGGCACGTTCCTGGCGGTCGCGCTGGTCGGCCTGTCCCTCGCCGGCGTGCGGGCGGGACTGATCCGGCCGTGGCACGGCGGCTGGGGGCTGGTGTCGGCCGCGCTGCTGTCCTGTTCGGCCGTCCTCACCCCGCTGGTCATCGACCACGACGGCCCGCTCGGACTCCTCGGCCTCGCCGGCTGGCTGATGTGGGTGGTGTGGCTCGTCGTCTACGGTCTCGCCCTGATGCGCCGGGTGCCGGTCCCGGGGCCGCCGACCAGCCGTTGA
- a CDS encoding TetR/AcrR family transcriptional regulator — translation MTEGPGRRRYDSLRRTAQAQQTRADIARAALRLFVTHGWGATTVRDVAREAGVSVPTVYAAYGNKSGLTRALADAADLSAGVPQLVAELEAATTDPAGQLAAMAGYDRRLYERAGEVITLVREAGRSEPELATLYHDSRLRGDRTRVQVFSSWPPGVLRPGLDVPSAVDVYAALCNIDVYTVLTGERGWSPDRVERWWCAALARELLN, via the coding sequence ATGACCGAAGGACCGGGGCGGCGGCGGTACGACTCCCTGCGCCGGACGGCGCAGGCGCAGCAGACCCGGGCCGACATCGCCCGTGCCGCGCTGCGGCTGTTCGTCACCCACGGGTGGGGTGCGACGACGGTGCGGGACGTGGCCCGCGAGGCGGGGGTGTCCGTGCCGACCGTCTACGCGGCCTACGGGAACAAGTCCGGACTGACCCGGGCGCTGGCCGACGCGGCGGACCTCTCGGCCGGCGTGCCGCAGCTGGTCGCCGAGCTGGAGGCCGCCACGACGGACCCCGCCGGGCAGCTCGCCGCGATGGCCGGCTACGACCGGCGGCTGTACGAGCGCGCCGGCGAGGTCATCACGCTCGTCCGGGAAGCGGGCCGGTCCGAGCCGGAGCTGGCCACGCTCTACCACGACAGCCGTCTGCGCGGCGACCGGACCAGGGTGCAGGTCTTCTCCTCCTGGCCGCCCGGAGTCCTGCGCCCCGGCCTCGACGTGCCGTCCGCGGTCGACGTCTACGCCGCGCTGTGCAACATCGACGTCTACACCGTGCTGACCGGTGAACGCGGGTGGTCGCCCGACCGCGTGGAGCGGTGGTGGTGCGCGGCCCTGGCCCGCGAACTCCTGAACTGA
- a CDS encoding CsbD family protein — protein MAGEQKAKAKAEQAKGKAKEAAGRAVGNERLEAEGRAQQSKGDARQAKEKTKDVFKH, from the coding sequence GTGGCTGGAGAGCAGAAGGCCAAGGCGAAGGCCGAGCAGGCCAAGGGAAAGGCCAAGGAGGCGGCCGGCCGGGCGGTGGGCAACGAGCGGCTGGAGGCCGAGGGCCGCGCGCAGCAGTCGAAGGGCGACGCCCGGCAGGCCAAGGAGAAGACGAAGGACGT